A single bacterium DNA region contains:
- a CDS encoding LamG domain-containing protein yields MRWFIALLALVLVSLPCLAQVQPVALMSYDRDFSAQSPTGAIAGTPEGKPELAPGKVGQALQCGPKFGHVLYPTKGVLSRDSGTVEMWVCPVDWQSDDGKFHVFFETRGQGALYLYEYFSTDRLLMLTCPEVAGPYASSQIPTDFKPGVWRHIAGTWSRQGVMVYLDGKPAAALPALGDLPTQLGETFRVGDEQWQFPRESSSLVDEVRIYDRALTPAHIAAHAKGDFNFTVPLSAQTCHVSADVNPKDYTVAACLDTGGADVADEQLKVRLRLLPAGRQPVPVGPVLPVQGGQARAVLPFPSREPGDYDLIAEVMPEGAPAFQIKRTVTIPKTDWLGNRIGLEDKVLPPWTPLQAKGTEISMWGRTYAFGGGRTMLPAEIRTAGAQVLSRPVALNLVSGGKPVPWQTQQVRLLSSSPTKAALEASASANVGGRSVRFRTAITAEYDGLLVFEMACDKLNEAPLEGLTLEIPVRAENAIYRHRYGPTWIPTSGNVPPGEGVVDKTKWVPFAWLGDNDRGLFWFTEHDAAWADGQAENAIEIVRQGQEIVLRLNLLGKGQKLPADWKLVFGLQATPVKPIPRDWRKWRMTGVLAGNKVTARQNVQIVWPQANKQDSLAAFGWPEAADPKLFAEHINGLHDQKLLAVPYLCLTWITDSTPEWQFFRPDWDMGGRDSSIPEAGWRHAFALVSPNGKGYQDFIMYRTKQFVDRYGIDGSYHDQTHPYMSNAVATGVGYRRDGLPVRGTPILGYRELYRRNYALFKGLGKPTFLQAHMSGKITIPVLAYEDSYLDGEHFRGVVKDSYLDVMTLDSFRCEYMGRQWGIMPFFLPEFDEENRPKVEPTRGLMALLMIHDVAVWPIWCNGQVVDVALKALDDFGWVDSTFIPYFDPKPPAATDLQDVYVSAYQRADHSTLLVVANLGRENREGAVKVDLARLGLKTATAVSWPDQAALPMPNGTLTLAVPGLGYRLVVLK; encoded by the coding sequence ATGCGCTGGTTCATCGCCCTGCTTGCCCTCGTGCTCGTGTCCCTGCCCTGCCTCGCGCAGGTCCAGCCGGTCGCCCTCATGAGCTATGACCGGGACTTCAGCGCCCAGTCGCCCACCGGCGCCATTGCCGGGACGCCGGAGGGCAAGCCGGAGTTGGCCCCCGGCAAGGTCGGCCAGGCCCTCCAGTGCGGCCCGAAGTTCGGCCATGTCCTCTACCCCACCAAGGGTGTCCTCAGTCGCGACTCGGGCACCGTGGAGATGTGGGTCTGCCCGGTGGACTGGCAGTCGGATGACGGCAAGTTCCACGTCTTCTTCGAGACCCGCGGACAGGGCGCTCTGTACCTGTACGAGTACTTCAGCACCGACCGCTTGCTGATGCTCACCTGCCCCGAAGTCGCCGGGCCGTATGCCTCCAGCCAGATCCCCACGGACTTCAAGCCCGGTGTGTGGCGTCACATCGCCGGCACCTGGTCGCGCCAGGGCGTGATGGTCTATCTGGACGGGAAGCCGGCGGCGGCCTTGCCGGCCCTCGGCGACCTACCCACACAGCTTGGCGAGACCTTCCGCGTTGGCGACGAGCAGTGGCAGTTCCCCCGCGAGTCGTCCTCCCTCGTGGATGAGGTGCGCATCTACGACCGGGCGCTGACGCCCGCCCACATCGCGGCCCACGCCAAAGGTGACTTCAACTTCACCGTGCCGCTCAGCGCGCAGACCTGCCACGTGAGCGCGGATGTCAACCCCAAGGACTACACGGTCGCCGCCTGCCTGGACACCGGCGGGGCGGACGTGGCGGACGAGCAGCTCAAGGTCCGTCTCCGCCTGCTGCCCGCCGGACGGCAGCCTGTGCCGGTGGGACCGGTGCTGCCCGTGCAGGGCGGACAGGCGCGAGCGGTCCTGCCGTTCCCCTCGCGCGAGCCCGGCGACTATGACCTGATCGCCGAGGTCATGCCCGAGGGGGCTCCGGCTTTCCAGATCAAGCGGACCGTGACGATCCCGAAGACCGACTGGCTGGGCAACAGGATCGGGCTGGAGGACAAGGTCCTGCCGCCCTGGACGCCGCTGCAGGCGAAGGGGACGGAGATCAGCATGTGGGGGCGGACGTACGCCTTCGGTGGCGGCCGCACGATGCTCCCGGCGGAGATCAGGACCGCCGGGGCACAGGTGCTGTCCCGGCCGGTGGCGCTGAACCTGGTCAGCGGCGGCAAGCCGGTGCCCTGGCAGACACAGCAGGTACGTCTGCTCAGCAGCAGCCCGACCAAGGCCGCCCTGGAGGCCAGCGCCTCCGCCAACGTGGGCGGTCGGTCGGTCCGCTTCCGCACCGCGATCACAGCTGAGTATGACGGCCTCCTGGTCTTTGAGATGGCGTGCGACAAGCTCAACGAGGCCCCGCTGGAGGGCCTGACGCTGGAGATACCTGTCAGGGCGGAGAATGCGATCTACCGCCATCGCTATGGCCCCACGTGGATTCCGACCTCCGGTAACGTGCCGCCCGGCGAGGGCGTCGTGGACAAGACGAAGTGGGTGCCATTCGCGTGGCTCGGGGACAACGACCGGGGGCTGTTCTGGTTCACCGAGCATGACGCCGCCTGGGCCGACGGCCAGGCGGAGAACGCCATTGAGATCGTGCGGCAGGGGCAGGAGATCGTGCTGCGGCTGAACCTGCTCGGCAAGGGGCAGAAGCTGCCCGCGGACTGGAAGCTCGTGTTCGGGCTGCAGGCGACGCCGGTCAAGCCGATCCCGCGGGACTGGCGCAAGTGGCGCATGACAGGCGTCCTGGCCGGCAACAAGGTGACCGCCCGCCAGAATGTGCAGATCGTGTGGCCGCAGGCCAACAAGCAGGATTCGCTGGCGGCCTTCGGCTGGCCCGAGGCCGCCGACCCGAAGCTCTTTGCTGAGCACATCAACGGCCTGCACGACCAGAAGCTCCTGGCCGTGCCCTACCTGTGCCTGACGTGGATCACCGACAGCACGCCCGAGTGGCAGTTCTTCCGGCCGGACTGGGACATGGGCGGCCGCGACTCGAGCATTCCGGAGGCCGGGTGGCGCCACGCCTTCGCCCTCGTCTCGCCCAACGGCAAGGGCTACCAGGACTTCATCATGTACCGCACCAAGCAGTTCGTGGACCGCTACGGCATTGACGGGAGCTACCACGACCAGACCCACCCGTACATGTCCAACGCCGTGGCGACCGGGGTGGGCTACAGGCGGGACGGCCTGCCCGTGCGGGGCACGCCGATCCTGGGCTACCGCGAGCTGTACCGGCGCAACTACGCCCTCTTCAAGGGGCTGGGCAAGCCCACGTTCCTGCAGGCCCACATGTCGGGCAAGATCACGATCCCGGTCCTGGCTTACGAGGACTCGTATCTGGATGGCGAGCACTTCCGCGGGGTCGTCAAGGACAGCTACCTGGATGTGATGACCCTCGACAGCTTCCGCTGTGAGTACATGGGCCGACAGTGGGGCATCATGCCCTTCTTCCTGCCCGAGTTCGACGAGGAGAACCGGCCGAAGGTCGAGCCCACGCGCGGGCTGATGGCCCTGCTGATGATCCACGATGTGGCCGTCTGGCCCATCTGGTGCAACGGCCAGGTCGTGGACGTGGCCCTCAAGGCGCTCGACGACTTCGGCTGGGTGGACTCCACCTTCATCCCCTACTTCGACCCGAAGCCCCCGGCGGCGACGGACCTGCAGGATGTCTACGTCAGTGCCTACCAGAGGGCCGATCACTCGACGCTCCTGGTGGTCGCGAACCTCGGCCGCGAGAACCGCGAGGGGGCGGTGAAAGTGGACCTCGCGCGCCTGGGCCTCAAGACCGCAACGGCCGTGAGTTGGCCGGACCAGGCCGCGCTGCCGATGCCCAACGGCACACTGACGCTGGCGGTGCCGGGGCTCGGATATCGTCTCGTCGTCCTCAAGTAG
- a CDS encoding aldolase catalytic domain-containing protein — protein MEENTVSQTDGKGTWVTWRQEIKVLDCSIRDGGLMNDHQFEDSFVRAVYDTCVAAGVDYMELGYKSSRRIYAPGEFGAWKFCSEDDLRRIVGDNPTDLKLSVMADVGRTDYHEDILPADDSVLDMIRVATYIHQIPGAIEIIQDAHQKGYETTVNLMAVSAVHESDLDDALEAVAQTNVDAIYLVDSFGAFYSEEIEALTRKYLAITDATGKQLGIHTHNNQQLAYANTIEAIVHGANYLDATIGGLGRGAGNCPLELLIAFLKNPAYHLRPILQCLEQQIAPLREKVHWGYDLPYLITGMLNQHPREAMRFMDAAQRGSIVEFYDTLTEQV, from the coding sequence ATGGAGGAGAACACCGTGTCGCAGACCGATGGCAAAGGCACCTGGGTCACGTGGCGGCAAGAGATCAAGGTGCTGGACTGCAGTATCCGCGATGGGGGGTTGATGAACGACCACCAGTTCGAGGACAGCTTCGTGCGCGCCGTGTACGACACATGCGTCGCGGCAGGCGTGGACTACATGGAGCTGGGGTACAAGTCGTCCCGGCGCATCTATGCGCCGGGGGAGTTCGGCGCCTGGAAGTTCTGCAGCGAGGACGACCTGCGCCGCATCGTCGGTGACAACCCCACCGACTTGAAGCTCTCGGTGATGGCCGACGTGGGCCGCACCGACTACCACGAGGACATCCTGCCGGCCGACGACAGCGTCCTGGACATGATCCGGGTAGCCACCTACATCCACCAGATCCCCGGCGCCATCGAGATCATTCAGGACGCCCACCAGAAGGGCTACGAGACGACCGTGAACCTCATGGCCGTCTCGGCAGTGCACGAGAGCGATCTGGACGACGCGCTGGAAGCGGTGGCTCAGACCAACGTGGACGCCATCTACCTGGTGGACAGCTTCGGGGCCTTCTACTCCGAGGAGATCGAGGCACTGACCCGCAAGTACCTGGCCATCACCGACGCCACCGGCAAGCAACTGGGCATCCACACCCACAACAACCAGCAGCTGGCGTACGCCAACACGATCGAGGCCATCGTGCACGGCGCCAACTACCTGGACGCCACGATCGGCGGCCTCGGACGCGGCGCGGGGAACTGCCCGCTGGAGCTGCTGATCGCCTTCCTCAAGAATCCCGCCTACCACCTGCGCCCGATTCTGCAGTGCCTGGAGCAGCAGATCGCCCCCCTGCGCGAGAAGGTCCACTGGGGCTATGACCTGCCGTACCTCATCACCGGGATGCTCAACCAGCACCCGCGTGAGGCCATGCGGTTCATGGATGCCGCGCAGCGTGGCAGCATCGTGGAGTTCTACGATACGCTGACCGAGCAGGTGTAG